The nucleotide sequence TAGAAGTTATCTTAGTTTTGTATGTTATTTTGAAAGTTGATATATATATATAAACTTCATACAGTATAGTTCACTAGAAAATAAAAATCTCCTTATAGCTATACTTTGCTAGTAACTATAATATGTAAGATTTTGTTGATAAGATATACAGAGTTATCATAAATTCTTGAAGGCATTAGATATTAAATCTAGAATATAGATAATATTGAAAATTTGTATTTCGTGTAGATAGACAAATTTATATGTTATAAATAGGAGGGTTATATGGATAAGGTTAAAGCTATTAAAAATGAGTTATCAAAATATATTGATGAAGAAAAAGCAAAGTATCTACCCAATTTTTTTAAAGCTTTCCCTGGGGGGTATGGCGAAGGGGATAAATTTATAGGAGTAGCTGTGCCAAATCAAAGAAAGGTGGCGAAAAAGTTCAAAGATTTATCTTTAAATGAGATACAGAAGCTATTAAATGAAGATATACATGAATATAGATTAACAGCATTATTTATATTAGTTCATAAATTTCAGAAAAGTGATAACATAGGGAAAAAAGAAATAGTGGATTTTTATATAAAAAATATTAATAGAGTAAACAATTGGGATTTAGTTGATTCAACAGCTTATAAAATTTTAGGTCCATATTTAATAGATAAAGATAAGTCTTTACTATATGATTTTGCAAAAACAGATCATCTCTGGAAACAGAGGATTTCGATTGTTACTACTTACTATTTCATTAAGAATGGGAAATATGAAGACACATTAAAAATTTCAAAACTACTATTAGACCATAAGCATGATTTAATTCATAAGGCTGTAGGTTGGATGTTAAGAGAGATAGGTAATAGAGATAAAGAAGTAGAAGTAGAATTTTTAAAAAAATATTATAAAAAAATGCCAAGAACTATGTTGAGATATGCAATAGAAAAATTTGATAAAGAGGAAAGAACTAAATATTTAAAAGGGGAGATATAGCGTTAGAGTTAATAAAGCCAGGTAATCAATCTTTTAATTGATAACCTGGCTTTTTATGAATAGAATCTGAAGTAGCTATAACAACTTTGTAACGACTTTGGTGGAGTTTTTTCAGCCAAACTTTCAACCTACCCTTCTATATAACTTCTAGAGTTTAAAACTTCTTAAAACTTTATTTAAAAAATTTTTTCTTGAAGTTAAAATAGAATCTTACTTAAATTAGATAAAACTTAAACTTTTGTATAAGTTATAAGTTGCTATAAGCTACTAGATTCTATTCTTTAAAGAAGAATATTTAATTATATTCTTCTTATTCTATATATACCAATAAAAACATATCTTAAACATTAATTTAGAATTATTTTAATGAAAATGCAATTTTGAGACAATGAACCAGGTTCGTTGTTTCAGTTCTTTGTTAAATAAAATTAAAAATGGAAGGCAAATGACGAATAGCGAAAGTCGAATGACCAAAATGGCGTTTGGCCATTTTCAAATATATTTACAACTATCGTTAAATAATATATGATAGAAATGTTCTAAATTAAAGTTAATGGAGGACTGAAAATGGCAAAAGTAATTTTGAAAAAACATAGAGATAAGAGAATATTAAATGGTCATTTATGGGTTTTTGATAATGAAATTGAACGAATTGAAGGAGATTACGAACCCGGTGATATTGTAGATGTATACAATAGCATAGATAAATTTTTAGGAAGAGGTTACATTAATCCAAAGTCTAAAATACGAGTGCGTATTATGACACGCAAACAAGAAGAAATAAATAGAGAATTTTTCAAAAAGAGAATTGAAAACGCTTGGGAGTATAGAAAAAGATTGGTTGATACATCTAGCTGTCGTGTCATATTTGGAGAAGCTGATTTTATTCCAGCTCTTATAGTTGATAAGTTTAGTGATTACTTAGTAATTCAAACCCTTGCATTAGGTATAGATAAATATAAAGATATGATTGTTGAACTTCTTGATGAAATTATCAAACCAAAAGGGATATTTGAAAGAAATGATGTTCCAGTAAGGGAACTAGAAGGATTAGATCAGAAAAAGGGATTTTTAAAGGGACCATTTGATACTAAAGTTGAAATCGTTGAAAATGGAATAAAAATGATTGTTGATATAGAAAATGGACAAAAAACTGGATATTTCTTAGATCAAAGAGAAAATAGAGCTGCTATTAAGCTACTAGTTAAGAATGCTAGAGTATTAGATACATTTACACATACAGGAGGATTTGCATTACATGCAGCACACTATGGTGCTAAAGAGGTAATAGCTGTTGATATTTCAGAACATGCAATAGACTATGTACAACAAAACGCAAAATTAAATGGATTTGAAAATAAAATTCAAGGTGTTGTAGGTAATGTTTTTGATGTACTAAGAGATTATCATAAAAATAAAGAAAAATTTGATGTAGTAATATTAGATCCACCAGCATTTTGCAAGTCACGTTCTGCTTTAAAAGGAGCATATCGAGGATACAAAGAAATTAATTTAAGAGCAATGAAGATAATTAAACCAGGCGGATTTTTAGTTACTTGTTCATGTTCTCACTACATGACACCAGAATTATTTATGGAGATGATTCAAGATGCAGCAAAAGATGCTAAAAAGACATTAAGACAGATAGAAGTGCGTACTCAGGCAAAAGACCATCCAATACTATTAGGTTCAGATGAGTCATTATATTTAAAATGTGTAATTGTGCAGGTTATATAGAGCCAACGAATTTAGTTCGTTGGCTCTATATTTTAGCGACCGTTGGTCGCTTTTTATTGTTAATTCAATATTATTGAAATTTTGTGAAAAATTAAATAAAGTTAACAAATTAAATGTTAAATTTTTTTAAAAACAGCTTACAAAGCAGTAAAAATACACATTCTTGCGAAGTGCGCTAAAATACTGGTAAAGAAAACCATTGAAAATCCAATAAGCATATTGTACTATGTTAATTGTCGATTTAATACCAACCTTGCCGAATTTGTTAACTCCTCTATCATTTTAATTGTTTGAAAATTTAGCTTCTTAAAAAAATTAAAGGTTCCAATTTTCATTGTGTCATAACAGAATGTGTTATAAGTTTTGTCTCTAAAGCGAGGGAGCCCTCGATGAAAAATCTATAAAAAATAAAGGAGGAAAACGTTATGCTAAGAAACAAAAAACTGATTTTAGTAGTAACTTCAATTTTAGTATTAGCCCTTGCTTTAGCTGGATGCGGACAAAAACCAGCTGAAGATGCTAAGGTACAAAAAGATACGATAGTAGTTGCACAAAGTGCAGATGCAAAATCATTAGATCCACATGCAACAAACGATTCAACATCAGCAAATGTAATGACTCAAATTTATGACACATTAGTTTATGCTACAGAAGACATGGAATTACAACCAGGATTAGCTGAAAGTTGGAACCAAGTAGATGAGACAACATGGGAATTCAACATTAGAAAAGGTGTTAAATTCCACAATGGTGAGGAATTAAAGGCAAGCGATGTTAAGTTTACATTAGATAGAATGATGCAATCAAGCAAAGTAAGCCATATAATAGAAGCGATTGATTCAGTAGAGGTAGTTGACGATTATAAAGTTGTTATAAAAACTAAAGAACCATTCAGTCCATTGTTAGCACACTTAGCTCACAGTGCAGCATCAATATTAAATGAGAAAGCTGTAAAAGAAGCAGGTGAAAATTACGGACAAAATCCAGTTGGTACTGGTCCATTTAAATTCGTAAGCTGGGAAGCAGGAGATAAAATAACTTTAGAAAGATTTGATGATTACTTCAGAGGACCTGCTAAGATTAAAAACATAGTATTTAGAGTAGTTCCAGAAGGAACAAACAGAACAATAGGATTAGAAACAGGAGAAATTGATATTGCATATGGTATAGAGCCAATCGATAAGGATAGAGTAGCAAATCACGAAAAATTACAATTAATTGAAGCACCATCATTAGCTATGTACTATATCGGATTTAACGTTGAAAAAGCTCCATTTGATAACAAACTTGTAAGACAAGCTATAAGTTACGCTATAAATCCAGATGATATAATTGAAGCCGTTTTAAGTGGTTCAGGATTTAAAGCTAATTCACCAATTGCTCCAGGAGTATTTGGATATAACGATAAATTAAACAGATATCAATACAATCCAGAAAAAGCAAAAGAATTACTTAAAGAAGCAGGGTATGAAAACGGATTTAAAACTAAACTTTGGATAAGTGGTTCATTAGCTAACCAGATAGCACAAATTGTACAAGCTCAATTAAAAGAAGTAGGTATAGATGTAAGTATTGAATCTTTAGAGTGGGGAACTTATATAGATAAAACTGCAAAAGGAGAACAAGAAATGTTCTTCTTAGGATGGGGAACAGTTACTGCAGATGCTGACTACGGTTTATATCCATTATTCCACAGCTCAGCAAAAGGTTCAGCAGGTAACAGATCATTCTATTCAAATCCAGAAGTTGATAAGTTATTAGAACAAGGTAAAGTTACAACAGATGTTGAAAAGAGAGCAGAAATATACAAAAAAGCTCAAGAGTTAATTATGGATGATGCACCAATATTCCCATTATTCTACAAAGTTCAAAATGCTGGAACACAAAAATTCATAAAAGGATTTAAACTTCATCCAGCAGGACACCACAAACTATATAATGTATACTTTGAATAAAAATTAATTTAAATAAAAATTCACAATGAAAAGTAAAAAGTAGGACCAAACTTCGGTCCTGCTTTTACTTTCAAGAGGAATAATACAAAATTTTGTGACAAATCAAATAATAACGACAATTGCAATGATATTTCGGAAGGAGGAATACAATGCATAAGTATATACTTCGTAGATTACTTTTGCTTATACCTGTTATTTTAGGTGTAACTTTTATAGTATTCTCAATAATGTATTTAACACCTGGAGATCCAGCTCAAATTATCCTTGGAGAAAGTGCGCCACCTGAAAAGGTTGCACAATTAAGAGAAGAAATGGGACTTAATGATCCATTTATTATACAATATTTCAGATTTGTAAAAAATGGTTTAAAAGGTGATTTCGGTAGGTCATATTCTACTAGAAGACCTGTTTTTTCAGAGATATTTGCAAGATTCCCAGCGACTTTAAAACTTACTATAGCAGGAGTATTGGTTGCAATAATAATAGGTATTCCTGTAGGTATTATTTCAGCAACCAAACAATACTCGCTATTTGATAATGTTAGTATGATTGGTGCATTACTTGGAGTTTCAATGCCTAACTTTTGGTTTGGATTAATGTTAGTTCTTGTATTCTCAGTTATGTTAGGATGGTTCCCTTCAGGAGGAGACAATGGTTTGGCAAGTTTAGTACTTCCAGCAATAACATTAGGTACAAGTGCAGCGGCATTAATTACTCGTATGACACGTTCTTCAATGCTTGAAGTTATAAGACAAGATTATATAAGAACAGCAAGAGCTAAAGGTGTTTTAGAGAAAAAAGTAATTAACAAACACGCTTTGAAAAACGCATTAATTCCAATTATAACAGTTGTAGGTTTACAGTTTGGTTATTTACTAGGTGGTGCTGTTTTAACAGAGACAGTATTTTCATGGCCTGGAGTAGGTAGATTATTAGTTGATGCAATAAGACAAAAAGATACTCCAATGGTATTGGCTTCAGTTGTTTTCGTATCAGTAACATTCAGTTTTGTAAACTTGATGGTTGATATCCTATATGCATACGTAGATCCAAGAATAAAGTCACAGTATAAATAATTTTCAATTCACAATGTGAAGGAGGTTAAAGGATGGCAGCGGCTAAGAAAAATAAGAAAAGAAGCCAATGGGCAGAAGTTTGGAGAAGGCTTAAGAAAAATAAAATGGCAATGGTAGGACTTGCTATTTTAACAATAATAGTTTTAATGGCTGTGTTTGCTGATGTTATAGCTGATTATGATAATGTTGTTATAAAACAAAACTTAAAAGAAAGATTACAAGGACCTAGTGCAAAACACTGGTTAGGAACTGATGAATTTGGCAGAGATATTTTTGCAAGATTAATACATGGTGCTAGAGTTTCTTTAAAAGTAGGTATTATAGCGGTAGGCATATCTATAATTATCGGAGGTATATTAGGTTCAATAGCAGGTTATTACGGTGGATTAGTTGATAATATCATAATGAGAGCAATGGATATATTTTTAGCTATACCAAGTATATTATTAGCAATTGCTATAGTATCAGCTCTTGGTCCAAGCTTAATGAACTTAATGATTGCTGTTGGTATTTCATCTGTTCCTTCTTACGCAAGAATAGTTAGAGCTTCAGTATTATCAATTCGTGACCAAGAGTTTATAGAAGCTGCAAAGGCTATAGGTGCGAATGACTTAAGAATAATATTAAAGCACATTATTCCTAACGCATTAGCGCCAGTTATAGTACAAGGTACATTAGGGGTTGCAGGTGCTATTCTTTCAACTGCAGGTCTAAGCTTTATCGGTTTAGGTATACAGCCGCCAGCACCAGAATGGGGAGCTATGTTAGCAGGTGGTAGAGCTTATTTAAGATACGCTTGGCACGTAACTACTTTCCCAGGTTTAGCTATAATGATTATAATATTAGCATTAAACTTCTTAGGTGACGGATTAAGAGATGCTTTAGACCCAAGGCTAAAACAGTAGTAAGAAGGGAGTGTTATGGATGAAGGAAAATAGAGAACTATTAAATATAAAGAATTTAGTTATACATTATATAACTGATGATGGAACAGTTAGAGCTGTTAATGGTATAGATATAAAGCTTAATAAAGGTGAAACATTGGGATTAGTTGGTGAAACAGGAGCAGGTAAAACTACTACTGCTTTAGGTATAATGAGATTAGTTCCAAATCCTCCTGGAAAAATACTAGAAGGTGTAATAGAGTTTGAGGGCCGTGATTTATTAAAAATTTCAGAAGAAGAGATGAGAAATATCAGAGGTAACAAAATATCAATGATATTTCAAGACCCAATGACATCTTTAAATCCAGTAATGACAGTTGGAGAGCAGATAGCTGAGGTTATTGAAATACATCAGAATGTTTCAAAACAAGAAGCTATGGAAAAAGCTGGAGAAATGCTTGAGCTAGTTGGAATACCAAAAGC is from Caloranaerobacter sp. TR13 and encodes:
- a CDS encoding glutathione ABC transporter substrate-binding protein; its protein translation is MLRNKKLILVVTSILVLALALAGCGQKPAEDAKVQKDTIVVAQSADAKSLDPHATNDSTSANVMTQIYDTLVYATEDMELQPGLAESWNQVDETTWEFNIRKGVKFHNGEELKASDVKFTLDRMMQSSKVSHIIEAIDSVEVVDDYKVVIKTKEPFSPLLAHLAHSAASILNEKAVKEAGENYGQNPVGTGPFKFVSWEAGDKITLERFDDYFRGPAKIKNIVFRVVPEGTNRTIGLETGEIDIAYGIEPIDKDRVANHEKLQLIEAPSLAMYYIGFNVEKAPFDNKLVRQAISYAINPDDIIEAVLSGSGFKANSPIAPGVFGYNDKLNRYQYNPEKAKELLKEAGYENGFKTKLWISGSLANQIAQIVQAQLKEVGIDVSIESLEWGTYIDKTAKGEQEMFFLGWGTVTADADYGLYPLFHSSAKGSAGNRSFYSNPEVDKLLEQGKVTTDVEKRAEIYKKAQELIMDDAPIFPLFYKVQNAGTQKFIKGFKLHPAGHHKLYNVYFE
- a CDS encoding ABC transporter permease; this encodes MAAAKKNKKRSQWAEVWRRLKKNKMAMVGLAILTIIVLMAVFADVIADYDNVVIKQNLKERLQGPSAKHWLGTDEFGRDIFARLIHGARVSLKVGIIAVGISIIIGGILGSIAGYYGGLVDNIIMRAMDIFLAIPSILLAIAIVSALGPSLMNLMIAVGISSVPSYARIVRASVLSIRDQEFIEAAKAIGANDLRIILKHIIPNALAPVIVQGTLGVAGAILSTAGLSFIGLGIQPPAPEWGAMLAGGRAYLRYAWHVTTFPGLAIMIIILALNFLGDGLRDALDPRLKQ
- a CDS encoding class I SAM-dependent rRNA methyltransferase, with the protein product MAKVILKKHRDKRILNGHLWVFDNEIERIEGDYEPGDIVDVYNSIDKFLGRGYINPKSKIRVRIMTRKQEEINREFFKKRIENAWEYRKRLVDTSSCRVIFGEADFIPALIVDKFSDYLVIQTLALGIDKYKDMIVELLDEIIKPKGIFERNDVPVRELEGLDQKKGFLKGPFDTKVEIVENGIKMIVDIENGQKTGYFLDQRENRAAIKLLVKNARVLDTFTHTGGFALHAAHYGAKEVIAVDISEHAIDYVQQNAKLNGFENKIQGVVGNVFDVLRDYHKNKEKFDVVILDPPAFCKSRSALKGAYRGYKEINLRAMKIIKPGGFLVTCSCSHYMTPELFMEMIQDAAKDAKKTLRQIEVRTQAKDHPILLGSDESLYLKCVIVQVI
- the nikB gene encoding nickel ABC transporter permease, which encodes MHKYILRRLLLLIPVILGVTFIVFSIMYLTPGDPAQIILGESAPPEKVAQLREEMGLNDPFIIQYFRFVKNGLKGDFGRSYSTRRPVFSEIFARFPATLKLTIAGVLVAIIIGIPVGIISATKQYSLFDNVSMIGALLGVSMPNFWFGLMLVLVFSVMLGWFPSGGDNGLASLVLPAITLGTSAAALITRMTRSSMLEVIRQDYIRTARAKGVLEKKVINKHALKNALIPIITVVGLQFGYLLGGAVLTETVFSWPGVGRLLVDAIRQKDTPMVLASVVFVSVTFSFVNLMVDILYAYVDPRIKSQYK
- a CDS encoding DNA alkylation repair protein — translated: MDKVKAIKNELSKYIDEEKAKYLPNFFKAFPGGYGEGDKFIGVAVPNQRKVAKKFKDLSLNEIQKLLNEDIHEYRLTALFILVHKFQKSDNIGKKEIVDFYIKNINRVNNWDLVDSTAYKILGPYLIDKDKSLLYDFAKTDHLWKQRISIVTTYYFIKNGKYEDTLKISKLLLDHKHDLIHKAVGWMLREIGNRDKEVEVEFLKKYYKKMPRTMLRYAIEKFDKEERTKYLKGEI